AGCGGTCCGCCGATCAGGACGTGCGCGCCCGCGCCGACCACCGCCAGCGCGATCGCGTCTTGCACGTCGTGCGGCACCTCGACCAGCACCGCGTCCGGCCGCGCCGCCGTCATGTCGTCGACGTCTTCGAAGACCGGCGCTCCGCCGAATCGCTCGGCGAGCGCGCGGGCACGTTCCGGCCGGCCTGCGAGAACGCCGCACAGCGTGACCCCGCCGGTCGCGAGCAGCGCTTCGAGACGGCGGTGCGCCATCGCTCCCGCTCCGGCGACCGCGAGCCGCAGCGGTGCGGGGCGGCGCACTTACGAGGCTCGCCGCACCGCGTGACGGTAGAGATGGCAGCGCGGATCGAGGATGAAGCGCGCCATCAGCGCGATTCGCGAGCGCACCACCGGACGGGTGCGGTAAAACTCGGGCGCGGCCGCGAGGACGCGCGGCAGCCGGTTCCACGGCACGCGCGGGAAATCGTGATGCTCGGCGTGATAGCCGAAGTTCAGCTCCAGCGGGCTCGCCCACGAGATGTAGTCGTTCGTCTCCTCGCCGTCCGCGATCAGCACGTGCTCCTGGATCACGCGCGTGCCGAGCGGGTGGAATCCCGTCGCGAGCGATTGCGAGAGCAGGAGGTACGCGATCGCGCCCGGGCCGCATCGCAGCAGGAGCACGGCCGTGACGAGGATCTGAAGCGCGGCGTTGGCGATCATCCAGCCGTCCCAGAACCGCTCGGTCGCGCGGAACTTCGCGACGCGCCGCCACTGGAAGTACGGAAACGCCGCGAGCCACAGCGCCTTGCGCAGCGGGTCGTTGCCGACCCACGCCGCCTCGGCGCGCGTCGGGATCCCGACATCCATCGCGTAGTCGCCCATCGCGTTGTGGTGCCGGGCGTGATAGCGGAAGAACGGCATCGCGGTCCACGTGACGAGCCCGAGGTTCGCGATCAGCGCGATCGCGCGGTTCGCCCGCCGGGTTCGGAAGATCAGCGCGTGGCAGGCTTCGTGGATCAGCGCGTTCACCGCGGCTGCGCCGAATGCGCCGAACGCGAACGCGGCGATCGGGATCGCCCATGCCGGACCGCGCGCCACGGCGGCGGCGGTTCCGAGCTGCGCCGCGACGACCGCGACGGCGAGCAGCGCCGACCACGGGTTCGTCCCGATCAGCGCGCGCACGTCCGGATGCGCGTCGGTGATCGCGCGGCGGCGCCGGCGTTCGGCCGCGGGGCCCGCGGCGATCGCGAATTCCGGGACGAACGGATGGGACCTTACCCCGACGCCGGCTCGCAGTTCCACGCGGACACCTCGCATCGCAGTGTTATAGACCGGGCGGGCGGTTTCCTGCCTATAGAAACCGCTGCCGCGCGACCGAACGGCGCGGCGATGACGTATGATGAGCTCGACAAGCTCAGCTCCAAGGAGCTCCACACCGCGCCTTCCGCCACGCCGAGCACCACCTGAACCTGAAGTTCTTCTGGGACCTCCTCGAAATGGTCC
The DNA window shown above is from Candidatus Eremiobacterota bacterium and carries:
- a CDS encoding fatty acid desaturase, with product MELRAGVGVRSHPFVPEFAIAAGPAAERRRRRAITDAHPDVRALIGTNPWSALLAVAVVAAQLGTAAAVARGPAWAIPIAAFAFGAFGAAAVNALIHEACHALIFRTRRANRAIALIANLGLVTWTAMPFFRYHARHHNAMGDYAMDVGIPTRAEAAWVGNDPLRKALWLAAFPYFQWRRVAKFRATERFWDGWMIANAALQILVTAVLLLRCGPGAIAYLLLSQSLATGFHPLGTRVIQEHVLIADGEETNDYISWASPLELNFGYHAEHHDFPRVPWNRLPRVLAAAPEFYRTRPVVRSRIALMARFILDPRCHLYRHAVRRAS